The Lysobacter panacisoli genome includes a window with the following:
- a CDS encoding DNA/RNA non-specific endonuclease: protein MRDRNATADRKRSVMLKAGERFAGKGEERARTAARLAAGGPLAAASPALRDKYLARESTKAMRAIIRTPGSPGPFLERRIGPALDWDLTAPTTEARRAGRPVARIVGLDNGRIVDGYATGFVIAPGLLMTNWHVFDSPEDTDSSGAQFDFELDEVGNSRATAVFEFDPARFFYSNEALDIAIVALADRPHIGAGALRDFGAVPLIPTLGKILVGQAVNIIQHPDGRMKHYALQKNTVYVEPTPDDLFLMYTTDTLEGSSGSPAFNKDWELVAVHHGGVPRVENNRIMTLRRTEWRKGMPETDIDWVANEGARVSKILAHLHDASLGNAAHQAILAQVLGAAHEVVNESEGPATVPVPSLAVTSPIDTPPSGELAMNNITVHGTAHFYMGGAPTAPATPSVAVTRSAIAVAPAALEKKLRFDPNYRERKGYNERFLTGFRVPAPDAPDDEIYVGPRNLKYLKYHHYTVAMHKDRRLALWTASNVDYDPEKRRGSRDEFGEDEWKADPRIPIEQQIEDLEFYEPAKKFDRGHLVRRDDSAWGETPEEEEFANADTFHWTNCSPQHEEFNRDMFQYHGLWGGLENHIAKQAQYVDNKLIVFAGPVLATNDPSHDFGSGIKVQMPMAFWKIVVVVEGEGDASRLRAYGFILDQSDMIEEHGLERRFRAGKFVAHQVPLSEITERSRVEFVEALHKADPLAGTTDEGRRVLINMDQLVLR from the coding sequence ATGCGTGATCGGAATGCCACGGCGGACCGCAAACGCAGCGTCATGCTCAAGGCTGGAGAGCGGTTTGCGGGAAAAGGAGAGGAGCGGGCGCGCACTGCCGCCAGGCTCGCGGCAGGCGGGCCGCTCGCAGCCGCCAGTCCCGCATTGCGGGACAAGTACCTGGCGCGCGAATCCACCAAGGCGATGAGGGCGATCATCCGGACACCCGGAAGCCCGGGACCGTTCCTGGAACGGCGCATCGGCCCAGCCCTGGACTGGGACCTGACCGCGCCGACGACGGAGGCACGCCGTGCCGGTCGACCGGTCGCGCGCATCGTTGGCCTCGACAACGGCCGCATCGTCGATGGTTACGCGACCGGCTTCGTGATCGCTCCCGGCCTCCTGATGACGAACTGGCATGTCTTCGACAGCCCCGAAGACACGGACTCGTCCGGCGCGCAGTTCGACTTCGAGCTCGACGAAGTCGGAAACTCGCGGGCCACCGCCGTCTTCGAGTTCGATCCGGCGCGATTCTTCTACAGCAATGAAGCACTGGACATCGCAATCGTCGCGCTGGCCGATCGGCCGCACATCGGCGCCGGCGCGCTGCGCGATTTCGGCGCAGTGCCGCTTATTCCCACGCTCGGCAAGATCCTGGTGGGGCAGGCCGTCAACATCATCCAGCACCCAGACGGCAGGATGAAGCACTACGCGCTGCAGAAGAACACGGTGTACGTGGAACCAACGCCGGACGACCTGTTCCTGATGTACACCACCGACACGCTCGAAGGATCGTCCGGATCGCCGGCTTTCAACAAGGACTGGGAACTCGTCGCCGTCCACCACGGCGGGGTGCCGCGGGTGGAGAACAACCGGATCATGACGCTGCGCCGCACCGAGTGGCGCAAGGGCATGCCGGAAACCGACATCGACTGGGTCGCCAACGAAGGCGCTCGCGTCAGCAAGATCCTGGCGCATCTGCACGATGCATCGCTCGGCAATGCCGCACATCAGGCGATCCTGGCCCAGGTGCTTGGGGCGGCACACGAGGTCGTCAATGAATCCGAAGGCCCGGCGACAGTTCCTGTGCCTTCGCTGGCCGTGACATCGCCGATCGACACGCCGCCCTCTGGAGAGCTCGCGATGAACAACATCACCGTCCACGGTACGGCCCACTTCTACATGGGAGGCGCGCCGACGGCCCCGGCGACACCCTCGGTGGCAGTGACTCGATCGGCCATTGCCGTCGCTCCGGCGGCGCTTGAGAAGAAGCTGCGCTTCGATCCCAACTACCGTGAGCGCAAGGGCTACAACGAGAGGTTCCTGACGGGCTTCCGGGTGCCGGCACCGGATGCGCCGGACGATGAAATCTACGTCGGTCCGCGCAATCTGAAGTACCTGAAGTATCACCATTACACCGTCGCAATGCACAAGGATCGGCGCCTCGCGCTGTGGACGGCGTCGAACGTGGACTACGACCCGGAGAAGCGTCGCGGTTCCCGCGACGAGTTCGGCGAAGACGAATGGAAGGCCGATCCGCGCATTCCGATCGAGCAGCAGATCGAGGACCTCGAATTCTACGAGCCCGCCAAGAAGTTCGATCGCGGCCATCTTGTGCGCCGTGACGATTCGGCCTGGGGCGAGACGCCGGAGGAGGAGGAGTTCGCCAATGCCGACACCTTCCACTGGACCAACTGCTCGCCGCAGCACGAGGAGTTCAATCGCGACATGTTCCAGTACCACGGCCTGTGGGGCGGGTTGGAGAACCACATCGCCAAGCAGGCGCAATACGTCGACAACAAACTGATCGTGTTCGCCGGCCCCGTGTTGGCGACCAACGATCCGTCGCACGATTTCGGTTCGGGCATCAAGGTCCAGATGCCGATGGCGTTCTGGAAGATCGTGGTGGTGGTCGAAGGGGAGGGCGATGCATCGCGGCTGCGCGCGTACGGCTTCATTCTGGATCAGTCAGACATGATCGAGGAACACGGCCTTGAGCGCCGCTTCCGCGCGGGCAAGTTCGTCGCCCACCAGGTGCCGCTGTCGGAGATTACGGAACGCAGTCGGGTGGAGTTCGTCGAAGCGTTGCACAAGGCTGACCCGCTGGCCGGTACTACCGACGAAGGACGCCGGGTGCTGATCAACATGGACCAGCTGGTACTTCGCTGA
- a CDS encoding caspase family protein, whose amino-acid sequence MSTIRRIGLADFERLLAQWRQPHRKITEFHLHCTDRPRRADFRGQATIEAMRAFHMSKGWSDIAQHLTVDPAGGLWTGRSWDSPPASAVGHNGTAAAGPFMIEVIGNFDKGLDPFDGPQRQAVLGVIAAVLRSAGLDEKALRFHRDFTNAKTCPGTSLDKAVMQREIAALLKGTAGVERSDASDAVLDAGEVRGWFDAQATRGINGLADDPNVIEDPDTAEVPEAEWMLEEQEALAARLDLGPGVEGARRAPLPADALLRRHAINLSKGALSQSGDIDSVTVTPRTIVERHLVDYLETCGQLKRPAHLLFYAHGGLVDEASAICYARTVLPWWLRNGVFPIFFIWESGLFETLRKAPRGARGLSDITDWLLEGITQVVARRVWAEMKLDAGNASEPVLPPQFQGRSGGAWQLAQLLGPVLAKYPNTQLHAVGHSTGPIFLSKFLPLLTAQGRVISTLSYLAPAIRTDRFLQDVKPLLGANKPIRELCMYTMNDDAERDDNCAKIYRKSLLYFVREACDDRNKGRILGLQKDLLDDSTLRTLFGLKSKNDDRISASAGTIAVEFSPPRGSPQMNPKTEALQHGGFDNDAATMVSVLARVLGVPRTVTNASMQFPPASAFATCGLTDATRAAPIIPPGDDDYDGGCPCCRRMSGRESGDRFTDDGRDGFGDDDEAGGDTEPEEDASGRTPPRPSGGGGRRIAVCIGIDAYADQPLQGCVNDSNRWAEALGRSGFEIRPLRDKQATRDAMQGALKRLVDDARSGDELVFQYSGHGAQLPDVSGDEDERFDEAFVPFDYRKGQMLIDDDVREITRGLPDGATLTLFMDCCHSGTISRARARAASNGSRPRLMRFDDETVKRYLDVRSSATRGTKGNGAGSTSPGRGVAHFAACLDSEYAWESGGEGDFTRAAMVVFETAVREGWSNQKFIDAVIRELGTPARQHPRLWNPEPGLGKRKLLGGR is encoded by the coding sequence ATGTCCACGATACGTCGCATCGGGCTGGCTGATTTCGAGCGACTGCTCGCGCAATGGCGGCAGCCCCACCGGAAGATCACGGAATTCCACCTGCATTGCACCGATCGCCCCCGGCGCGCGGATTTTCGCGGTCAGGCGACGATCGAGGCGATGCGCGCCTTCCACATGAGCAAGGGCTGGAGCGACATCGCCCAGCACCTGACGGTCGATCCGGCCGGAGGGCTGTGGACCGGCCGATCGTGGGATTCCCCGCCCGCCAGCGCGGTGGGCCACAACGGCACCGCGGCAGCGGGCCCGTTCATGATCGAAGTGATCGGCAACTTCGACAAAGGGCTCGATCCGTTCGACGGTCCACAGCGGCAAGCGGTGCTCGGCGTGATCGCTGCGGTGCTGCGCAGCGCCGGACTCGACGAGAAGGCGCTGCGCTTCCATCGCGACTTCACCAATGCGAAGACATGTCCCGGCACGTCGCTGGACAAGGCGGTGATGCAGCGCGAAATCGCGGCATTGCTGAAAGGCACCGCTGGCGTGGAGCGATCGGACGCGTCCGACGCGGTGCTGGACGCCGGCGAAGTACGCGGCTGGTTCGATGCGCAGGCTACTCGCGGGATCAATGGCCTGGCCGATGATCCCAATGTCATCGAGGATCCCGATACCGCCGAAGTGCCCGAAGCGGAGTGGATGCTCGAGGAGCAGGAGGCGCTCGCAGCGCGGCTCGACCTCGGACCGGGTGTCGAGGGCGCGCGCCGCGCGCCGCTGCCGGCCGATGCGCTGCTTCGCCGCCACGCGATCAACCTGTCGAAGGGCGCGTTGTCCCAGAGCGGCGACATCGACAGCGTCACGGTGACGCCGCGAACGATCGTCGAGAGACACCTGGTCGATTACCTCGAGACCTGTGGACAGCTGAAGCGTCCCGCGCATCTGCTGTTCTACGCACATGGCGGACTCGTCGATGAGGCCAGTGCCATCTGTTACGCCAGGACCGTGCTGCCGTGGTGGCTCAGGAATGGCGTATTCCCGATCTTCTTCATCTGGGAATCGGGGCTGTTCGAAACGCTGCGCAAGGCGCCTCGTGGTGCCCGGGGATTGAGCGACATCACCGACTGGCTGCTGGAAGGCATCACCCAGGTTGTCGCACGGCGTGTCTGGGCCGAAATGAAACTGGACGCCGGCAACGCGTCCGAGCCCGTACTGCCGCCCCAGTTCCAGGGGCGTTCCGGTGGAGCATGGCAACTCGCGCAGCTGCTGGGGCCCGTACTTGCGAAGTACCCCAACACGCAGCTCCATGCCGTCGGACACAGCACCGGACCGATCTTCCTGTCGAAGTTCCTCCCGCTGCTGACCGCGCAAGGCCGCGTGATCAGCACGCTCAGCTACCTCGCACCCGCGATCCGAACCGATCGCTTCCTCCAGGACGTCAAGCCGCTGCTCGGGGCGAACAAGCCCATCCGCGAGCTGTGCATGTACACGATGAACGACGACGCCGAACGCGACGACAACTGCGCGAAGATCTATCGCAAGTCGCTGCTGTACTTCGTCCGCGAGGCGTGCGACGACCGCAACAAGGGTCGCATTCTCGGATTGCAGAAGGACCTGCTCGACGACTCCACGCTGCGAACGTTGTTTGGGCTGAAGAGCAAGAACGACGACCGGATCAGTGCCAGCGCAGGAACCATCGCGGTCGAGTTCTCGCCCCCGCGCGGTTCGCCACAGATGAACCCGAAGACGGAGGCGCTCCAGCACGGCGGCTTCGACAACGATGCCGCAACGATGGTCTCGGTGCTGGCGCGCGTGCTCGGCGTGCCGCGCACGGTCACCAATGCTTCGATGCAGTTCCCGCCGGCCTCGGCGTTCGCCACGTGCGGCCTGACGGACGCGACGCGCGCGGCACCGATCATCCCGCCAGGCGATGACGACTACGACGGAGGCTGCCCCTGCTGTCGACGGATGTCGGGCCGCGAAAGCGGCGACAGGTTCACCGACGACGGCCGCGACGGCTTCGGCGACGACGACGAAGCCGGCGGCGATACCGAGCCCGAAGAAGACGCCTCCGGCAGGACGCCGCCACGGCCGTCAGGCGGTGGTGGTCGTCGCATTGCTGTCTGCATCGGCATCGACGCCTATGCCGACCAGCCGCTCCAGGGCTGCGTCAACGACAGCAATCGCTGGGCCGAGGCGCTCGGACGCAGCGGATTCGAGATTCGCCCCCTGCGCGACAAACAGGCGACTCGCGATGCCATGCAGGGCGCATTGAAGCGACTGGTCGACGATGCGCGCAGCGGTGACGAACTGGTCTTCCAGTACTCCGGGCATGGCGCACAACTCCCCGACGTGAGCGGCGACGAAGACGAACGCTTCGACGAGGCATTCGTCCCGTTCGACTACCGCAAGGGCCAGATGCTGATCGATGACGACGTGCGCGAGATCACGCGCGGGTTGCCCGACGGCGCCACGTTGACGTTGTTCATGGACTGCTGCCATTCCGGCACCATCAGCCGCGCGCGTGCGCGCGCCGCGAGCAACGGGTCGAGGCCACGGCTCATGCGCTTCGACGATGAGACGGTCAAGCGCTACCTCGACGTACGAAGTTCGGCAACACGCGGTACGAAGGGCAATGGAGCTGGCTCGACGAGCCCGGGACGCGGCGTCGCGCATTTCGCGGCGTGTCTGGACAGCGAGTACGCCTGGGAGAGTGGCGGCGAGGGCGACTTCACCCGTGCGGCGATGGTGGTGTTCGAGACGGCCGTACGCGAAGGCTGGAGCAACCAGAAGTTCATCGACGCGGTGATCCGCGAACTCGGCACGCCGGCTCGCCAGCATCCACGGCTCTGGAACCCTGAGCCCGGTCTTGGAAAGCGCAAGCTGCTGGGCGGTCGATGA
- a CDS encoding diffusible signal factor-reguated Ax21 faimly protein has translation MKRFVPLLALFAAPFSALAADGISYTYVEGGYAASSIDNGGPDADGWAVRGSVAVTDDFHVYGGYSGQKTDDFDSPVGRVNGVDVDQWNLGAGYNHQISPQLDLLARAGYQKADTDDVRIGSADVLGVDRDGWNVEAGVRGAMTSYLEGYALAGYEDYDKADGEFYARLGAQVKFNQTWGINGEVKYVDDYVAYFVGPRMSF, from the coding sequence ATGAAGCGTTTCGTCCCTCTCCTCGCCCTGTTCGCGGCGCCCTTCTCTGCGCTTGCGGCCGATGGCATCAGCTACACGTACGTCGAAGGCGGCTATGCGGCCAGCAGCATCGACAACGGCGGCCCCGATGCCGATGGCTGGGCCGTCCGCGGTTCGGTCGCCGTCACCGACGACTTCCACGTGTACGGTGGTTACAGCGGGCAGAAGACCGACGATTTCGACAGCCCGGTCGGGCGCGTGAATGGCGTGGACGTGGACCAGTGGAATCTGGGCGCGGGCTATAACCACCAGATCAGCCCGCAACTCGACCTGCTCGCGCGCGCCGGCTACCAGAAGGCAGACACCGACGACGTGCGAATCGGCAGTGCCGACGTACTCGGCGTGGACCGCGACGGCTGGAACGTCGAGGCCGGCGTGCGCGGCGCGATGACGTCGTACCTGGAAGGCTACGCCCTGGCCGGTTACGAGGATTACGACAAGGCCGACGGTGAGTTCTATGCGCGACTGGGCGCGCAGGTCAAGTTCAACCAGACCTGGGGCATCAACGGTGAAGTGAAGTACGTGGACGACTACGTCGCCTACTTCGTGGGCCCGCGCATGAGCTTCTGA
- a CDS encoding response regulator, which produces MPGLRERLERLPLARRLQLGFGGILLLVVLLGLYNLAMNRQQMDRIGRLYDKDLVGLLHVESARAALADMGQYLRQAVMADEAAPREEALRLFAESDTVLRREIELARPLIYRDDTRGSLREFDLAFADYRSQAISIALLVREPVRGDRTGAVARLAAPGFQRSATQSREALARVASGKREGADREVALADAGYHDGVRMTIALLAAGLVAGLLFGALISRSIRRPADGLRQALDSLSNGDLGSTIPYTEYPNETGDLARAIRTMQAQARQTASQRWVKTQVAAILRELQSASDATELASRFFSVVSPLIGVGRGVLYAHQPEGVLTRLGGHADAGAPQRLTFGEGLAGQCGIDRKAVELTPPPPDYLRVSSALGSTAAAQLLVLPLVLRKRLLGVIELATVSPLGPAQRELVDEILPILAVNLEILDRTMRTRQLLDESREQQELTARQAASLKEQTVALEAQQKTINATKAWYRGIIESAPDGMMIVDPDGRILMGNPKLETIFGYERDELVGASVERLVPADIAARHVELRRAFMAQGVSRQMGRDILDLRGVRKDGSEFSVEIGLSFLPEMEGQGTCVCASVRDVSERRAMESAVQRSEERLRYILDRSPVCVGVANADELRFANPKFVDTFGLNVGDDPTRIYVDPSDRDRIREHLATNSTLSAVELKLYDRDRRERDILASYVPIGSDGDPGVLAWFIDVTEQKAAQAATMRAKDLAEDATRAKSDFLANMSHEIRTPMNAIIGLSYLLLQLELDPRQRGYVEKIHRSGGNLLGIINDILDFSKIEAGQMAMEQVAFDLRDVLDHVSSVAGLNAEQKGLELVYQLPAELPVAFVGDPLRLGQILLNLTNNAIKFSERGAVVMGIEPPRMLDDDGIELHLWVKDEGIGMSEEQVSRLFQSFMQGDASTTRRFGGTGLGLVITRRLAELMDGRIEVESAPGVGSTFHAHVRLSTETGAAPQRVEQRALHGLRALVVDDNPATRAALVAMAHGLGMEVDDAASGDEALRSVATRRPYQVVLMDWKMPGMDGIETLRRIASIANDMPATVMVTAFDPEEAREEAERRGVSIGRALGKPVMPWLLQETIMAALGKPTVDAPREAATKGRRNVATSLVGSRVLLVEDNEINRELAQDLLRRAGVEVVWAGNGQEALDVLEVDPFFDGVLMDCQMPVMDGYDAARAIRGRLGLVDLPIIAMTASAMADDRDEAIAAGMNDHIPKPIDVDAMLATMSRWMETCDRRGVLDEPGAEGEASAPLPTVDRNVGLATCGHNSALYHRLLLGYLKDYGDFAASFEAACGSDDPTAPRRLAHDLRGTSACIGARGVAERAKELEEACEAGAPQAQVAELLDRTLEALRPVLEDLTVSELQSAA; this is translated from the coding sequence ATGCCCGGGCTACGCGAACGACTTGAAAGACTGCCGCTGGCGCGGAGACTGCAACTCGGTTTCGGCGGGATCCTGCTGCTGGTCGTGCTGCTGGGCCTCTACAACCTGGCGATGAACCGGCAGCAGATGGACCGGATCGGCCGCTTGTACGACAAAGACCTGGTCGGGTTGCTGCACGTCGAATCCGCGCGCGCCGCGCTGGCCGACATGGGCCAGTACCTGCGGCAGGCGGTGATGGCGGACGAGGCGGCGCCGCGCGAAGAGGCACTGCGGTTGTTCGCGGAATCCGACACGGTTCTGCGCAGGGAGATCGAACTCGCGCGCCCGCTGATCTACCGCGACGACACGCGCGGGAGCCTGCGCGAATTCGATCTTGCCTTCGCCGATTACCGCAGTCAGGCCATATCGATCGCCCTGCTCGTGCGCGAGCCCGTGCGTGGCGACAGGACGGGCGCGGTTGCGCGCTTGGCCGCACCGGGATTCCAGCGCAGCGCGACGCAGTCGCGCGAGGCGCTGGCGCGCGTGGCGTCCGGCAAGCGCGAGGGTGCCGACCGCGAAGTCGCGCTCGCCGATGCCGGCTACCACGACGGCGTGCGCATGACCATCGCGTTGCTCGCCGCCGGGCTCGTCGCGGGCCTGTTGTTCGGCGCGTTGATCAGCCGCTCGATACGCCGGCCCGCCGATGGTCTGCGTCAGGCGCTGGACTCTCTCAGCAACGGTGACCTGGGGTCCACCATTCCGTACACGGAGTACCCGAACGAAACCGGTGACCTGGCCCGCGCCATCCGCACCATGCAGGCGCAGGCACGCCAGACCGCGTCGCAGCGATGGGTGAAGACGCAGGTGGCCGCGATCCTGAGGGAACTGCAGTCCGCCTCCGACGCGACGGAGCTGGCGAGCCGGTTCTTCTCCGTCGTCTCGCCGCTGATCGGCGTCGGCCGTGGCGTGCTCTACGCGCACCAGCCCGAGGGCGTGCTGACGCGGCTGGGCGGCCATGCGGATGCCGGCGCGCCGCAGCGCCTGACGTTCGGGGAGGGATTGGCAGGGCAGTGCGGAATCGACCGCAAAGCCGTCGAACTGACGCCACCGCCGCCGGATTACCTGCGTGTGTCATCCGCGCTCGGATCGACCGCCGCTGCGCAGCTGCTCGTGCTGCCCCTGGTGCTGCGCAAGCGGCTGCTCGGCGTGATCGAACTCGCCACCGTCTCACCACTGGGCCCGGCACAGCGCGAACTCGTCGACGAGATCCTGCCGATCCTCGCGGTCAACCTGGAAATCCTCGACCGCACGATGCGCACGCGACAACTGCTCGACGAAAGTCGCGAGCAGCAGGAGCTCACGGCACGGCAGGCGGCGAGCCTGAAGGAACAGACCGTCGCGCTCGAAGCCCAGCAGAAGACGATCAACGCGACGAAGGCGTGGTATCGCGGCATCATCGAATCGGCGCCCGACGGCATGATGATCGTCGATCCGGATGGTCGCATCCTGATGGGAAATCCGAAGCTCGAAACGATCTTCGGCTACGAACGGGACGAACTCGTCGGTGCCAGCGTCGAGCGCCTCGTCCCGGCCGACATTGCCGCGCGGCATGTCGAGCTTCGCCGTGCGTTCATGGCGCAGGGAGTCAGTCGCCAGATGGGGCGCGACATCCTCGACCTGCGCGGTGTGCGCAAGGATGGAAGCGAGTTTTCGGTGGAGATCGGGCTGTCGTTCCTGCCGGAGATGGAGGGGCAGGGCACCTGCGTCTGCGCTTCGGTCCGCGATGTCAGCGAACGCCGCGCGATGGAAAGCGCAGTGCAGCGCAGCGAGGAACGCCTGCGCTACATCCTCGATCGCAGTCCGGTGTGCGTGGGCGTGGCCAACGCGGACGAACTCCGCTTCGCCAATCCCAAGTTCGTCGATACGTTCGGCCTGAACGTGGGCGACGACCCGACCCGGATATACGTCGATCCGAGCGATCGCGATCGCATCCGCGAGCACCTGGCGACGAACTCCACGCTATCGGCGGTGGAATTGAAGCTCTACGATCGCGATCGCCGCGAACGCGACATCCTCGCCTCGTACGTGCCGATCGGCTCCGACGGCGATCCTGGCGTGCTCGCGTGGTTCATCGACGTCACCGAACAGAAGGCCGCGCAGGCAGCCACGATGCGCGCCAAGGACCTCGCTGAGGACGCAACGCGGGCGAAGAGCGATTTCCTCGCCAACATGAGCCACGAGATCCGCACGCCGATGAACGCGATCATCGGCCTGAGCTACCTGCTCCTGCAGTTGGAACTGGATCCGCGGCAGCGTGGCTACGTCGAGAAGATCCACCGCTCGGGCGGAAACCTGCTGGGCATCATCAACGACATCCTCGACTTTTCGAAGATCGAGGCCGGCCAGATGGCGATGGAGCAGGTTGCGTTCGACCTGCGCGACGTACTCGACCACGTGAGCAGCGTGGCCGGGCTCAACGCCGAGCAGAAGGGGCTGGAACTGGTGTACCAGCTGCCGGCAGAGCTGCCGGTTGCATTCGTCGGCGATCCCCTGCGACTCGGCCAGATCCTTCTCAACCTCACCAACAACGCGATCAAGTTCAGCGAGCGTGGTGCGGTGGTCATGGGAATCGAGCCGCCGCGCATGCTCGACGACGACGGGATCGAGCTGCATCTGTGGGTGAAGGACGAAGGCATCGGCATGAGTGAAGAGCAGGTGAGTCGCCTGTTCCAGTCGTTCATGCAGGGCGATGCCTCCACCACGCGCCGCTTCGGCGGCACGGGTCTCGGACTGGTGATCACGAGGCGCTTGGCCGAACTGATGGATGGGCGGATAGAGGTCGAGAGCGCGCCGGGCGTTGGCTCGACGTTCCACGCGCACGTGCGGCTGTCGACGGAAACGGGCGCAGCCCCGCAGCGCGTCGAGCAGCGTGCGTTGCATGGGCTGCGGGCGCTCGTCGTCGACGACAACCCGGCCACGCGCGCGGCCCTGGTCGCGATGGCGCACGGGCTCGGGATGGAGGTCGATGATGCGGCCAGCGGTGACGAGGCACTGCGCAGCGTCGCAACGCGGCGTCCGTACCAGGTGGTGCTGATGGACTGGAAGATGCCCGGCATGGACGGCATCGAGACGCTCCGTCGCATCGCCTCGATCGCGAATGACATGCCCGCGACGGTCATGGTGACGGCGTTCGATCCCGAGGAAGCGCGCGAGGAGGCCGAACGACGTGGCGTGTCCATCGGTCGCGCACTCGGCAAGCCCGTGATGCCGTGGTTGCTGCAGGAGACCATCATGGCCGCGCTCGGCAAGCCCACCGTGGACGCGCCACGCGAGGCCGCGACCAAAGGGCGACGCAACGTGGCGACCTCGCTGGTCGGCAGTCGCGTGTTGCTGGTCGAGGACAACGAGATAAATCGCGAACTCGCGCAGGACCTGCTGCGCCGCGCGGGTGTGGAGGTGGTGTGGGCCGGCAACGGACAGGAAGCGCTGGACGTGCTCGAAGTCGATCCGTTCTTCGACGGCGTGCTGATGGATTGCCAGATGCCCGTGATGGACGGTTATGACGCCGCTCGCGCGATCCGTGGTCGGCTGGGCCTCGTCGACCTTCCCATCATCGCGATGACGGCCAGTGCGATGGCGGATGACCGCGATGAAGCGATTGCGGCGGGCATGAACGACCACATCCCCAAGCCCATCGACGTGGACGCAATGCTCGCGACGATGTCGCGCTGGATGGAAACCTGCGACCGCCGCGGCGTTCTGGACGAGCCTGGCGCAGAGGGTGAGGCATCGGCGCCGCTGCCGACCGTCGACCGCAACGTCGGCCTGGCGACCTGCGGGCACAACAGCGCGCTTTATCACCGCTTGCTGCTGGGATACCTGAAGGACTACGGCGACTTCGCCGCGTCATTCGAAGCTGCGTGCGGATCCGACGATCCGACAGCGCCGCGACGACTCGCGCACGACCTGCGCGGAACCTCCGCATGCATCGGCGCGCGCGGAGTGGCGGAACGGGCGAAGGAGCTGGAAGAAGCCTGCGAGGCAGGCGCACCGCAGGCGCAGGTCGCCGAACTCCTCGACCGGACGCTGGAAGCGCTGCGCCCGGTGCTGGAGGACTTGACCGTTTCGGAGCTGCAATCGGCGGCGTGA
- a CDS encoding HD domain-containing phosphohydrolase produces the protein MGGIRFGKPTVLVVDDTPAIRIILQDMLEPTYRVLTAADGSAAMELLREETPDLILLDVVMPGHSGFEVCRWLKEKPATREVPVIFLTTLERVEDQAHGLELGAVDYITKPVHPLVLGTRVASHLRAKEAIDLQRDRETFLEREVSRRTQDMVRAQDVAILALTSLADTRDDETGSHSRRTQHFMRALAQQLKMHPRFVRHLDDATVELLVRSAPLHDIGKIGIPDQILRKPGRLTAEEYEVMKAHPAKGRDALQRAEDELGIDVPFLRIAKELAYGHHERWNGSGYPQGTSGDEIPVSARLMAIADVYDALTSRRAYKAGMPHEQAAAFIHERSGIDFDPDVVDAFVALGDKFEAITQHFAGEASRTAPGALA, from the coding sequence ATGGGTGGCATCCGGTTCGGAAAACCGACGGTACTGGTCGTGGACGACACCCCGGCCATCCGCATCATCCTCCAGGACATGCTCGAGCCGACCTATCGCGTGCTCACCGCCGCCGATGGGAGTGCGGCGATGGAACTGCTGCGGGAGGAGACGCCTGACCTCATCCTGCTCGACGTGGTGATGCCCGGCCACAGCGGTTTCGAAGTGTGCCGCTGGCTGAAGGAGAAGCCGGCCACGCGTGAGGTACCGGTGATCTTCCTCACCACGCTCGAACGCGTCGAGGACCAGGCGCATGGTCTCGAACTGGGCGCCGTTGACTACATCACCAAGCCGGTGCATCCACTGGTCCTGGGTACGCGCGTCGCATCGCACCTGCGCGCCAAGGAAGCGATCGATCTGCAGCGCGATCGCGAAACATTCCTCGAACGCGAAGTGTCGCGTCGAACACAGGACATGGTCCGCGCGCAGGATGTCGCGATCCTCGCACTCACCTCGCTGGCCGACACGCGCGACGACGAGACCGGCAGCCATAGCCGCCGCACGCAGCATTTCATGCGCGCACTGGCGCAGCAGCTGAAGATGCATCCGCGGTTCGTCCGCCACCTCGACGACGCCACCGTGGAGCTGCTGGTACGTTCGGCGCCGCTGCACGATATCGGCAAGATCGGCATTCCCGACCAGATCCTGCGCAAGCCGGGACGCCTCACCGCCGAGGAGTATGAGGTGATGAAGGCGCATCCGGCGAAAGGTCGCGATGCCCTGCAGCGCGCCGAAGACGAACTCGGCATAGACGTGCCATTCCTGCGCATCGCCAAGGAACTCGCCTACGGACATCACGAGCGCTGGAATGGCAGCGGCTATCCGCAGGGAACCAGCGGCGACGAGATTCCGGTGTCGGCGCGGTTGATGGCCATCGCCGATGTGTACGACGCGTTGACGAGCCGGCGCGCATACAAGGCCGGGATGCCGCACGAACAGGCCGCTGCGTTCATCCACGAGCGCAGCGGGATCGACTTCGACCCGGACGTGGTCGACGCATTCGTGGCGCTCGGAGACAAGTTCGAGGCGATCACCCAGCACTTCGCCGGCGAAGCGTCCCGCACGGCACCGGGCGCACTCGCCTGA